Proteins encoded together in one Gemmatimonadetes bacterium T265 window:
- a CDS encoding peptide ABC transporter permease — protein sequence MTDRAVETAAAAPSARAWVALRADGRARLGLAAIAVLLVAAAGAPLLARHDPAAIDLGVALEPPSAAHWFGTDVQGRDVWARLLYGARVSLAVGVGSQCIALALGVALGLVAGYYGRWADDLVMRLADVTLAFPTLLLLIAMAAAFSPSIATVVVTIGVVGWAGMARLVRGQVLVVRTAEYVQAERALGAGDLRVMLRHVLPNVIAPVVIAATLGVAGAIMAEAALSFLGLGVQPPTASWGAMIADGRDLAQLRGAPWTSLAPGLAIGVAVLGFNLVGDALRDALDPRAAAVRGPERRRGRVRLLRRADVPTDAGAVPVRR from the coding sequence ATGACTGACCGCGCCGTGGAGACCGCCGCCGCCGCGCCGTCGGCGCGCGCGTGGGTCGCGCTCCGCGCCGACGGCCGCGCGCGCCTCGGGCTCGCCGCGATTGCCGTGCTGCTCGTCGCGGCCGCGGGCGCGCCGCTGCTCGCCCGCCACGACCCGGCCGCGATCGACCTCGGCGTCGCCCTCGAGCCGCCGTCCGCCGCGCACTGGTTCGGCACCGACGTGCAGGGGCGCGACGTCTGGGCCCGCCTGCTCTACGGCGCCCGCGTCTCGCTCGCCGTCGGCGTCGGGTCGCAGTGCATCGCGCTCGCGTTGGGCGTCGCGCTCGGCCTCGTCGCCGGCTACTACGGGCGGTGGGCGGACGACCTCGTCATGCGACTCGCCGACGTCACGCTCGCCTTCCCGACGCTCCTCCTCCTGATCGCGATGGCGGCCGCCTTCTCGCCCTCGATCGCGACGGTGGTCGTGACGATCGGCGTCGTCGGCTGGGCGGGGATGGCGCGGCTCGTCCGGGGGCAGGTGCTCGTCGTGCGCACGGCGGAGTACGTGCAGGCGGAGCGCGCGCTCGGCGCCGGCGACCTGCGCGTCATGCTGCGCCACGTGCTGCCCAACGTGATCGCCCCGGTCGTCATCGCTGCGACGCTCGGCGTGGCCGGCGCGATCATGGCGGAGGCGGCGCTGTCCTTCCTCGGGCTCGGCGTCCAGCCGCCGACGGCGAGCTGGGGGGCGATGATCGCCGACGGGCGCGACCTCGCGCAGCTGCGCGGCGCGCCGTGGACGTCGCTCGCCCCCGGGCTCGCGATCGGCGTCGCCGTGCTCGGCTTCAACCTCGTCGGCGACGCACTCCGCGACGCGCTCGACCCGCGCGCGGCCGCCGTGCGCGGCCCCGAGCGCCGCCGCGGGCGCGTGCGCCTCCTCCGCCGCGCCGACGTCCCGACCGACGCGGGCGCGGTCCCCGTCCGCCGCTAA
- a CDS encoding outer membrane protein — MPNASTLRRTLRRARRTSAAAAAGLALAGAAGVSACTDVTVNNPSAINSNTAFSDPGAYQAFLAKLYANLAVSGPLGSGNSDIQGIDPGFAQYLRLLWQMQELPTEEAVIAWSEQTLQDLNRQTWSAPNNYSTTMYARILSQATFASEFLRQTTDAQLASRNVPAAQRAQIQAYRAEARFLRALSYWHAIDIFGSVPLVTEATPIGGAAPAQASRTDLYNFVVSELTAIRDQLPAKTADTYGRATPAAADMLLAKLYLNAAVYTGTAQYASALAAVQRIISSGAYSLDPSYQHLFLADNNTSPELIFVVTQDGAHTQGFGGTTFIIHAALGGALNDSAVTSFGVGGGWYGLRAKPELVALFGADTTAGTDQRASMVYGNGQTLGIEDLTQFPQGYMIRKYRNITSAGVPGSDQTYADTDYPMFRLGDAYLMYAEAFLRGGGGDQGTALGYVNALRTRVGAAPITASQLTLPFILDERGRELFWEGHRRTDLVRFGVFTGGTKLWTFKFGVPTGAASPASHDLYPIPANELSANPSLKQNPGY; from the coding sequence ATGCCTAACGCTTCCACGCTCCGCCGGACGCTCCGCCGCGCGCGCCGCACCTCCGCCGCGGCCGCGGCCGGCCTCGCGCTCGCCGGCGCCGCCGGCGTGAGCGCCTGCACCGACGTCACCGTCAACAACCCGAGCGCGATCAACAGCAACACCGCGTTCAGCGACCCCGGCGCCTACCAGGCCTTCCTCGCCAAGCTCTACGCCAACCTCGCCGTCAGCGGCCCGCTCGGCTCGGGGAACAGCGACATCCAGGGCATCGACCCCGGGTTCGCGCAGTACCTCCGGCTGCTCTGGCAAATGCAGGAGCTGCCGACCGAGGAGGCGGTCATCGCCTGGTCAGAACAGACGCTGCAGGACCTCAACCGGCAGACCTGGAGCGCGCCGAACAACTACTCGACCACGATGTACGCGCGCATCCTGTCGCAGGCGACGTTCGCGAGCGAGTTCCTGCGCCAGACGACCGACGCCCAGCTCGCCAGCCGGAACGTCCCGGCCGCGCAGCGCGCGCAGATCCAGGCGTACCGGGCCGAGGCGCGCTTCCTCCGCGCGCTGAGCTACTGGCACGCGATCGACATCTTCGGCAGCGTACCGCTCGTGACCGAGGCCACGCCGATCGGCGGCGCGGCGCCCGCGCAGGCCTCGCGCACCGACCTGTACAACTTCGTCGTGAGCGAGCTGACCGCCATCCGCGACCAGCTCCCCGCGAAGACGGCCGACACGTACGGGCGCGCCACCCCGGCCGCGGCGGACATGCTGCTCGCCAAGCTCTACCTGAACGCCGCGGTCTACACCGGCACGGCGCAGTACGCGAGCGCCCTCGCGGCCGTGCAACGCATCATCAGCTCGGGCGCGTACTCGCTCGACCCGAGCTACCAGCACCTGTTTCTGGCCGACAACAACACGTCGCCGGAGCTGATCTTCGTGGTCACGCAGGACGGGGCGCACACGCAGGGCTTCGGCGGGACGACGTTCATCATCCACGCCGCGCTCGGCGGCGCGCTCAACGACAGCGCGGTGACGAGCTTCGGCGTCGGCGGCGGCTGGTACGGGCTGCGCGCGAAGCCCGAACTCGTCGCGCTCTTCGGGGCCGACACGACGGCCGGCACGGACCAGCGCGCGTCCATGGTGTACGGCAACGGGCAGACCCTCGGGATCGAGGACCTGACGCAGTTCCCGCAGGGGTACATGATCCGCAAGTACCGCAACATCACGTCCGCCGGCGTGCCCGGCTCCGACCAGACCTACGCGGACACCGACTACCCGATGTTCCGGCTCGGCGACGCGTACCTGATGTACGCCGAGGCGTTCCTACGCGGCGGCGGCGGCGACCAGGGGACTGCGCTCGGCTACGTCAACGCGCTCCGGACGCGGGTCGGGGCGGCGCCGATCACGGCGAGTCAACTCACGCTCCCCTTCATCCTCGACGAGCGAGGCCGCGAGCTGTTCTGGGAGGGGCACCGCCGCACGGACCTCGTGCGCTTCGGGGTCTTCACCGGCGGGACCAAGCTCTGGACGTTTAAATTCGGCGTGCCAACGGGCGCGGCGAGCCCGGCGAGTCACGACCTGTACCCGATCCCGGCCAACGAGCTGTCGGCCAACCCGAGCCTCAAACAGAACCCGGGGTACTGA
- a CDS encoding aminotransferase V: protein MTYDVEALRRVEFPWAARGEAAYLNNASTGPLPARTVAAVSEFVARRAEPYRIGDSELFDTLARVRDGVARLVGAEPGEVACMPNTTYGLNFAARALPLGPGDVVLTFDGEFPANVYPWMALAVRGVRLELLPGTAEGLPDEAALLRAIAERDDVRAVTVSWVQFASGYRVDLAAIGAACRARGVWFVVDAIQGLGACPLDLRATPVDVLACGAQKWLLAPWGTGFVYVRRELVARLAPQDVGWLAVRGADDFARLTDYDYTLRDDARRFEVLTLPFHDFAGLAASLDLLHALGPDAVAAHVAARADQIVAWAAARDGVTLVTPRDPARRAGVVSFRLPDAAAASGLLRAAGVAHSVREGAVRLSPHGYNSAADVDRALDVLDAHLRAG from the coding sequence ATGACCTACGACGTCGAGGCGCTCCGCCGCGTCGAGTTCCCCTGGGCCGCGCGGGGCGAGGCGGCCTACCTGAACAACGCCAGCACGGGCCCGCTGCCCGCGCGCACCGTCGCGGCCGTGTCGGAGTTCGTCGCCCGCCGCGCCGAACCGTACCGGATCGGGGACTCGGAGCTGTTCGACACGCTCGCCCGCGTGCGCGACGGCGTCGCCCGGCTGGTCGGCGCGGAGCCGGGCGAGGTCGCCTGCATGCCCAACACGACGTACGGGCTCAACTTCGCGGCCCGCGCGCTCCCGTTAGGCCCGGGCGACGTCGTGCTGACCTTCGACGGCGAGTTCCCGGCCAACGTCTATCCGTGGATGGCGCTCGCCGTGCGCGGCGTGCGGCTCGAACTCCTCCCGGGGACCGCCGAGGGGCTCCCCGACGAGGCCGCGCTGCTGCGCGCGATCGCCGAGCGCGACGACGTGCGCGCGGTGACGGTGAGCTGGGTGCAGTTCGCGAGCGGGTACCGCGTCGACCTCGCCGCGATCGGCGCCGCGTGCCGCGCGCGCGGCGTCTGGTTCGTCGTCGACGCCATCCAGGGGCTCGGCGCCTGCCCGCTCGACCTGCGCGCGACGCCGGTCGACGTGCTCGCCTGCGGGGCGCAGAAGTGGCTGCTCGCGCCGTGGGGGACGGGGTTCGTCTACGTGCGGCGCGAGCTCGTCGCGCGGCTCGCGCCGCAGGACGTCGGCTGGCTCGCCGTGCGCGGGGCCGACGACTTCGCGCGCCTCACCGACTACGACTACACGCTCCGCGACGACGCGCGGCGCTTCGAAGTCCTCACGCTGCCGTTCCACGACTTCGCCGGGCTCGCGGCCAGTCTCGACCTGCTCCACGCGCTCGGGCCCGACGCGGTCGCGGCGCACGTCGCGGCGCGGGCCGATCAGATCGTCGCCTGGGCCGCGGCGCGCGACGGCGTCACGCTCGTCACGCCGCGCGACCCGGCGCGGCGCGCGGGCGTCGTCTCGTTCCGCCTGCCGGACGCGGCCGCGGCGTCGGGGCTGCTGCGTGCGGCCGGGGTCGCGCACTCGGTGCGCGAGGGCGCGGTGCGCCTGTCCCCGCACGGTTACAATTCGGCCGCTGACGTCGACCGCGCGCTCGACGTGCTCGACGCGCACCTCCGCGCCGGCTGA
- a CDS encoding SusC/RagA family TonB-linked outer membrane protein, with the protein MASVRRCAGASAGALFLAAVPAVARAQTGTISGRVVDSVSQQGVPSVNVILVGTTIGTETRPDGSFTLARVPVGARAVRVARIGFAAQTHTVDVTDGGTATLNFRLGALVARLSEVVVAQAYSGGGGQDRRNVTGSVAAVDSTLFNKGRVDSPEQLIQAKVPGVQVVSDNSPGGSISVRIRGQASVNGVTDPLFVVDGIPIPVGGGLSAGRNPLNFLNPQDIANITVLKDAQATAIYGSRGANGVVLITTKNGTQGGPQVTYGSNYSNRSIARTPSYVGADQYRQIVQQYAPANVSVLGNANTNWLDAVKQTGGGTEQNFAVGGTRQDLQYRLSLNYLTDNGVLKGDNTKRVSGQFNYADRLFHNVFDVQATLRAVRTYDNYGAGSYLADVYGYPSTQPIYNPDGSFYEINNFNAANNPLARLAATTNKGQTDRGIGNLQLRANAPFLTGLSGTVRGSFDAARSAQTIFTPTTDPTQRFVIDSLQGSYFQNLPEATTLVLDAYSNYVHRLESARADLDLTAGYSYETFRGNNAQFTSIGLSTNALGTGGIPSATRTFTPAVNVQESRLASFFARANATIADKYLVGFSVRRDGSSRFGTNNQWGNFPAASVGWRLSEESFLKDRLPGVSDLKLRYSYGLNGNQPFANYLAQPTYSYSSAQSEVQFGNTFVPTIQPSAANPNLKWEQSATHDLGLDYALFRGRVSGTFDYYNKKTTNLLFNVPVASGTNFSNYVLENIGSLRNAGFEAGLNVSVLQGGAGRPLGGLRYDANFAASTNRNRVLSISGAGGASRINTGDIGFQTVAVVQPGLPINTYYVFRHVNDANGNPVVGPNTTSSGTDATKYYVDQNHDGQIDQNDLVPFHSPQPRWILGHTSNFALGRADLSFTLRSYLGYWVYNAVASTQGSYSVVQQGGAPRALNTAALKYNFVTSQVLSDLYVENANFLRMDNVTLGYSLPAYRAFRSTRVFATVQNVFTATKYSGVDPLAAGLGGIDQNAYPLTRIFTLGLNLGF; encoded by the coding sequence ATGGCATCAGTTCGTAGGTGCGCCGGGGCGTCCGCCGGTGCGCTGTTCCTCGCCGCGGTCCCGGCGGTCGCGCGCGCCCAGACGGGGACCATCTCCGGCCGCGTGGTCGACTCGGTCTCGCAACAGGGCGTGCCGAGCGTGAACGTGATCCTGGTCGGCACGACGATCGGCACGGAGACGCGCCCGGACGGCAGCTTCACCCTCGCCCGCGTGCCGGTCGGCGCGCGCGCCGTCCGCGTCGCGCGCATCGGCTTCGCCGCCCAGACGCACACCGTCGACGTGACCGACGGCGGCACGGCGACGCTCAACTTCCGGCTCGGCGCGCTCGTGGCCCGGCTCTCCGAGGTGGTCGTCGCACAGGCCTACAGCGGCGGCGGCGGGCAGGACCGCCGCAACGTCACCGGCTCGGTCGCCGCGGTCGACAGCACGCTCTTCAACAAGGGACGCGTCGACAGCCCCGAGCAGCTGATCCAGGCCAAGGTGCCGGGTGTGCAGGTCGTGAGCGACAACTCGCCGGGCGGCAGTATCTCGGTGCGCATCCGCGGCCAGGCGTCAGTCAACGGGGTCACCGACCCGCTCTTCGTAGTCGACGGGATCCCGATTCCGGTCGGCGGCGGCCTCTCCGCCGGGCGCAACCCGCTCAACTTCCTGAACCCGCAGGACATCGCCAACATCACCGTCCTCAAGGACGCGCAGGCCACGGCGATCTACGGATCGCGCGGCGCCAACGGCGTCGTCCTCATCACCACCAAGAACGGCACCCAGGGCGGCCCGCAGGTCACCTACGGCTCCAATTACAGCAACCGCTCGATCGCCCGCACGCCGAGCTATGTCGGCGCGGACCAGTACCGTCAGATCGTCCAGCAGTACGCCCCGGCCAACGTCTCGGTGCTCGGCAACGCCAACACCAACTGGCTCGACGCCGTCAAGCAGACCGGCGGGGGCACGGAGCAGAACTTCGCCGTCGGCGGGACGCGGCAGGACTTGCAGTACCGCCTCTCGCTCAACTACCTGACCGACAACGGCGTCCTCAAGGGCGACAACACGAAGCGCGTCTCCGGCCAGTTCAACTACGCCGACCGCCTGTTCCACAACGTGTTCGACGTGCAGGCGACGCTGCGCGCGGTGCGCACCTACGACAACTACGGCGCGGGCAGCTACCTCGCCGACGTGTACGGCTACCCCTCGACGCAGCCGATCTACAACCCCGACGGCAGCTTCTACGAGATCAACAACTTCAACGCGGCCAACAACCCGCTCGCCCGCCTCGCCGCGACGACCAACAAGGGGCAGACCGACCGCGGCATCGGGAACCTGCAGTTGCGCGCGAACGCCCCCTTCCTCACGGGGCTCTCGGGCACGGTGCGCGGCAGCTTCGACGCGGCGCGCTCGGCCCAGACGATCTTCACCCCCACGACCGACCCGACGCAGCGGTTCGTAATCGACTCGCTCCAGGGCTCGTACTTCCAGAACCTGCCCGAGGCGACGACGCTCGTCCTCGACGCGTACAGCAACTACGTCCACCGGCTCGAGTCGGCCCGCGCCGACCTCGACCTCACGGCCGGGTACTCGTACGAGACGTTCCGTGGCAACAACGCGCAGTTCACCTCGATCGGCCTGAGCACGAACGCGCTCGGTACCGGCGGCATCCCCTCGGCGACGCGTACCTTCACGCCGGCGGTCAACGTGCAGGAGAGCCGCCTCGCGTCGTTCTTCGCCCGCGCCAACGCCACGATCGCCGACAAGTACCTGGTCGGCTTCTCCGTGCGCCGCGACGGATCGTCGCGATTCGGTACGAACAACCAGTGGGGCAACTTCCCGGCGGCGAGCGTGGGCTGGCGGCTGTCGGAGGAGAGCTTCCTCAAGGACCGGCTCCCCGGCGTCTCGGACCTCAAGCTGCGCTACTCGTACGGCCTGAACGGCAACCAGCCCTTCGCCAACTACCTCGCGCAGCCCACGTACAGCTACTCGAGCGCGCAGTCGGAGGTGCAGTTCGGGAACACCTTCGTCCCGACGATCCAGCCGTCGGCGGCGAACCCGAACCTCAAGTGGGAGCAGTCGGCCACACACGACCTCGGCCTCGACTACGCGCTCTTCCGGGGGCGCGTCAGCGGCACGTTCGACTACTACAACAAGAAGACGACCAACCTGCTGTTCAACGTGCCGGTGGCGTCCGGGACGAACTTCAGCAACTACGTCCTCGAGAACATCGGCTCGCTGCGCAACGCCGGCTTCGAGGCGGGCCTCAACGTGAGCGTGCTGCAGGGCGGCGCCGGCCGGCCGCTCGGCGGCCTGCGCTACGACGCCAACTTCGCGGCGTCGACCAACCGCAACCGCGTGCTGTCGATCAGCGGCGCCGGCGGGGCCTCGCGGATCAACACCGGCGACATCGGCTTCCAGACCGTCGCGGTGGTGCAGCCGGGGCTGCCGATCAACACGTACTACGTGTTCCGGCACGTGAACGACGCCAACGGCAACCCGGTGGTCGGGCCGAACACGACGTCGAGCGGAACGGACGCCACCAAGTACTACGTGGACCAGAACCACGACGGGCAGATCGACCAGAACGACCTCGTGCCGTTCCACAGCCCGCAGCCGCGCTGGATCCTCGGCCACACGTCCAACTTCGCGCTCGGCCGCGCGGACCTCAGCTTCACGCTGCGATCTTACCTGGGCTACTGGGTGTACAACGCCGTGGCCTCCACGCAGGGCTCCTACTCGGTCGTGCAGCAGGGCGGCGCCCCGCGCGCCCTGAACACGGCGGCGCTCAAGTACAACTTCGTCACCTCGCAGGTCCTCTCGGACCTGTACGTCGAGAACGCGAACTTCCTCCGGATGGACAACGTCACGCTCGGCTACTCGCTCCCGGCGTACCGGGCGTTCCGCAGCACGCGCGTGTTCGCCACCGTGCAGAACGTGTTCACCGCGACCAAGTACAGCGGCGTCGACCCGCTCGCCGCCGGGCTGGGCGGGATCGACCAGAACGCGTACCCGCTGACCCGCATCTTCACGCTCGGTCTCAACCTCGGCTTCTGA
- the tyrS1 gene encoding tyrosine--tRNA ligase 1 → MTDTSADVPMAAPDHSPPDPAQGDPLLDDLAWRGLLYQATDGLSAHLSAGPARAYCGFDPTAASLHVGNLLPIMGLVRLQQYGHRPVALVGGGTGMIGDPSGKTAERQLNTRDVVEENARAIRAQLERFLDFDGPAAAAVADNGEWLAPLNAIDFLRDVGKHFSVNVMLAKESVRARMETGISYTEFSYMLLQAYDFVELRRRYGVTVQVGGSDQWGNITAGADLVRRMDGAQAHGLTFPLLTTAGGQKFGKTEGGAVWLDPQRTSAYQFFQFWIHADDRDVGRLLRYYTQLAREEVEALDRATAERPDRREAQHALAYDVTGRVHGAEGARVAQELSALLFSKGDPHALSPAAVGALSKEFPVTEVARPADSLTAIDVPELFVAAGLAPSKGAARRLLEQGGLTASGRRLSAGERALAEGDLLAGRYLLLRKGARDYALVRVTGD, encoded by the coding sequence ATGACCGACACGAGCGCCGACGTCCCGATGGCCGCCCCGGACCACTCGCCCCCGGACCCCGCGCAGGGCGACCCGCTGCTCGATGACCTCGCGTGGCGCGGGCTCCTCTACCAGGCGACCGACGGCCTCTCCGCCCACCTCTCGGCCGGCCCGGCGCGGGCGTACTGCGGGTTCGACCCGACCGCGGCGAGCCTGCACGTCGGTAACCTGCTGCCGATCATGGGGCTCGTGCGGCTGCAGCAGTACGGGCACCGCCCCGTCGCGCTCGTCGGCGGCGGGACGGGGATGATCGGCGACCCGAGCGGCAAGACGGCCGAACGGCAGCTGAACACGCGCGACGTCGTGGAGGAGAACGCGCGGGCGATCCGCGCCCAGCTCGAGCGCTTCCTCGACTTCGACGGGCCGGCCGCGGCGGCGGTGGCCGACAACGGGGAGTGGCTCGCGCCGCTGAACGCGATCGACTTCCTCCGCGACGTCGGGAAGCACTTCTCGGTGAACGTGATGCTCGCCAAGGAGAGCGTGCGCGCGCGCATGGAGACGGGGATCTCGTACACGGAGTTCTCGTACATGCTGCTGCAGGCGTACGACTTCGTCGAGCTGCGGCGCCGCTACGGCGTGACGGTGCAGGTGGGCGGGAGTGACCAGTGGGGGAACATCACCGCGGGCGCGGACCTCGTGCGCCGGATGGACGGGGCGCAGGCGCACGGCCTCACGTTCCCGCTGCTCACGACGGCGGGCGGGCAGAAGTTCGGCAAGACCGAGGGCGGCGCGGTGTGGCTCGACCCGCAGCGCACGTCGGCGTACCAGTTCTTCCAGTTCTGGATCCACGCCGACGACCGCGACGTGGGGCGGCTGCTGCGCTACTACACCCAGCTCGCGCGCGAGGAGGTCGAGGCGCTCGACCGGGCGACCGCCGAGCGGCCGGACCGGCGCGAGGCGCAGCACGCGCTCGCGTACGACGTCACGGGCCGCGTGCACGGCGCGGAGGGCGCGCGCGTGGCGCAGGAGCTCTCGGCGCTGCTCTTCTCCAAGGGCGACCCGCACGCGCTGTCGCCGGCCGCGGTCGGGGCGCTGTCGAAGGAGTTCCCGGTGACCGAGGTCGCGCGCCCTGCGGACAGCCTAACGGCGATCGACGTGCCGGAGCTGTTCGTCGCGGCCGGGCTCGCGCCGAGCAAGGGGGCGGCGCGGCGGCTGCTGGAGCAGGGCGGGCTGACGGCGAGCGGGCGCCGGCTCTCCGCGGGCGAGCGGGCGCTCGCCGAGGGGGATTTGCTCGCCGGACGGTACCTGCTGCTGCGCAAGGGCGCGCGCGACTACGCGCTCGTGCGGGTGACCGGCGATTGA
- a CDS encoding alpha-amylase codes for MPRSHAFALSLAALTACGGSDTTTAPPVVTAPSPRPTLAATYRASGHAAAGDTFVELFEWRWADVASECESMLGPAGYKAALVSAPQESAVIAGFPWWQRYQPVSYSIARSRSGTGAEFAGMVARCKAAGVDVYVDAVLNHMTAGSGTGSNGTIYTKYNYPGTWQQGDFHTPCAVSNYQDAANVQECELVGLADLNTGSASVRQKLADYLAGLARLGVAGFRLDAAKHIQPVELDSVLSLAGRTLAAEGRAVPYYFAEVVDYGGETVHATDYLGLNYTAGGASDITEFKVTGLGSKFLNTGGQRVSDLRTFSVANWGILPADKAVVFLENHDTQRDATDAGFTYRYGPLYRLGMVYLLGQPYGYPSVMSSYAFDRSTQAGRDAGPPSDAAGNTTPVTCASSLETATVGEWVCEHRDPTLRAMVAFRRAVAGTDLTWNWDDGQNAVAFSRGAKGFVAINSNGTSAHVTTAGGLAAGEYCDVLTGGHAAAGGCAGTRVTVRAGGAVDLVVPAKTAVVLEAGVGP; via the coding sequence ATGCCGCGCTCTCACGCCTTCGCGCTCTCCCTCGCCGCACTGACCGCCTGCGGCGGCTCCGACACAACGACCGCCCCGCCCGTCGTCACCGCACCCTCGCCGCGGCCGACGCTCGCCGCCACCTACCGCGCGAGCGGCCACGCCGCCGCGGGCGACACGTTCGTCGAACTCTTCGAGTGGCGGTGGGCGGACGTCGCCTCAGAGTGCGAGAGTATGTTAGGCCCGGCCGGCTACAAGGCCGCGCTGGTGTCCGCGCCGCAGGAGTCGGCCGTCATCGCCGGCTTCCCGTGGTGGCAGCGCTACCAGCCCGTCAGCTACAGCATCGCCCGGAGCCGCTCGGGGACCGGGGCCGAGTTCGCGGGCATGGTCGCCCGCTGCAAGGCGGCCGGGGTCGACGTCTACGTCGACGCCGTCCTGAACCACATGACGGCGGGGAGCGGGACCGGGAGCAACGGCACCATCTACACCAAGTACAACTACCCGGGCACGTGGCAGCAGGGCGACTTCCACACGCCGTGCGCGGTGAGCAACTATCAGGACGCGGCCAACGTGCAGGAGTGCGAGCTCGTCGGCCTGGCCGACCTCAACACCGGGTCGGCGAGTGTTAGGCAGAAGCTGGCGGATTACCTCGCCGGCCTCGCGCGGCTGGGCGTCGCGGGCTTCCGGCTGGACGCGGCCAAGCACATCCAGCCCGTCGAACTCGACAGCGTACTGAGCCTTGCCGGTCGCACCCTCGCCGCGGAAGGGCGCGCGGTGCCGTACTACTTCGCCGAGGTGGTCGACTACGGCGGCGAGACGGTGCACGCGACCGACTACCTGGGGCTCAACTACACGGCGGGCGGCGCGTCGGACATCACCGAGTTCAAGGTCACGGGGCTCGGCAGCAAGTTCCTCAACACCGGCGGGCAGCGCGTGTCCGACCTGCGGACGTTCTCGGTCGCCAACTGGGGCATCCTGCCGGCGGACAAGGCGGTGGTCTTCCTCGAGAACCACGACACACAGCGCGACGCGACGGACGCGGGGTTCACCTACCGCTACGGCCCGCTGTACCGGCTCGGCATGGTCTACCTGCTAGGCCAGCCCTACGGCTACCCGTCGGTGATGTCGAGCTACGCCTTCGACCGCAGCACGCAGGCCGGGCGCGACGCGGGGCCGCCGTCGGACGCGGCGGGGAACACCACCCCCGTGACGTGCGCGTCGTCGCTCGAGACGGCCACCGTCGGCGAATGGGTGTGCGAGCACCGCGACCCGACGCTGCGCGCGATGGTCGCCTTCCGCCGCGCGGTCGCGGGCACGGACCTGACGTGGAACTGGGACGACGGCCAGAACGCGGTCGCCTTCTCGCGCGGCGCCAAGGGCTTCGTGGCGATCAACAGCAACGGCACGTCCGCGCACGTCACCACGGCGGGCGGGCTCGCGGCGGGCGAATACTGCGACGTACTCACCGGGGGCCACGCCGCCGCGGGCGGCTGCGCCGGCACGCGCGTGACGGTGCGCGCGGGCGGCGCGGTGGACCTCGTCGTCCCGGCGAAGACGGCCGTGGTGTTGGAGGCGGGAGTCGGCCCGTGA